A stretch of Eleutherodactylus coqui strain aEleCoq1 chromosome 9, aEleCoq1.hap1, whole genome shotgun sequence DNA encodes these proteins:
- the NSUN2 gene encoding RNA cytosine C(5)-methyltransferase NSUN2: MGRRNWRNRKREQRPAVQRTPEEEEQRRRAREQAAWESGYTEIVKENELFERYYQELKIVPDGEWEPFMAAMREPLPATIRITGYKSHAKEILHCLKEKYFKELQNIEVDGEKIEAPQPLHWYPDELAWHTNLSRKIIRKSPELEKFHQFLISESESGNISRQEAVSMIPPVLLNVQPHHKILDMCAAPGSKTKQLIEMLHADMDIPFPEGFVIANDVDNKRCYLLVHQAKRLNSPCVMVVNHDASSIPRLLVENDGVQEVLFYDRILCDVPCSGDGTMRKNIDVWKKWTTLNSLQLHGLQIRIATRGVEQLAEGGRMVYSTCSLNPIEDEAVIASLLEKSEGSLELVDVSSELPGLKWMPGIIHWKVMTKEGQWFDKWEDVPTSRHTQIRPTMFPRDEAKMKEMNLQRCLRILPHHQNTGGFFVAVFLKKAPMPWNRRQPKALRRAPAIVPAVPVVAADVTDASEEPAVVTHGGENDSTKKDSVCGPPPSKKMKLFGFKEDPFVFLSKDDPIFPIIQKFYALDPSFPQQNLLTRTQEGKKKQLYMVSKELRNVLLHNSEKMKVINTGIKVLCRNNDGEQYGCAYRLAQEGIYTIYPFIRSRVVTVSVDDIKILLTQENPFMSKFCSETQKQTKDLAMGSIILKYEPDPQKPETLQCPIVLCGWRGKTSIRSFVPKNERVHYLSMIGVDVFKNKEATDDASLDPAASLDQQDPEDVDLGCMKEEPDEAGDGDLEPENIVCSDGKRDEDSACAAESAADVTSRESH, from the exons ATGGGGCGCAGAAACTGGCGCAATCGTAAGAGGGAGCAGCGCCCCGCGGTGCAGAGAACCcccgaggaggaggagcagaggcgGCGGGCGAGAGAGCAGGCG GCCTGGGAGAGCGGCTACACCGAAATCGTCAAGGAGAACGAGCTGTTTGAGCGCTACTACCAGGAGCTGAAGATCGTGCCGGACGGCGAGTGGGAGCCCTTCATGGCGGCCATGCGGGAGCCGCTGCCGGCCACTATCAGGATTACTGGCTACAAGAG TCACGCAAAAGAAATCCTGCATTGTCTGAAGGAGAAATACTTCAAGGAGCTACAGAATATAGAGGTGGATGGCGAAAAGATAGAAGCTCCTCAACCGCTTCACTG GTACCCCGATGAGCTGGCCTGGCACACCAACTTGAGCAGAAAGATAATTCGCAAGTCCCCTGAACTAGAGAAGTTTCATCAGTTTCTTATTAGTGAGTCTGAGTCG GGCAATATTAGTCGTCAGGAGGCGGTCAGTATGATTCCTCCGGTCCTCCTAAACGTGCAGCCGCATCATAAG ATCCTGGATATGTGTGCCGCCCCGGGATCGAAAACTAAGCAGCTGATTGAGATGCTGCATGCGGACATGGACATCCCGTTCCCCG AGGGGTTTGTCATTGCTAACGATGTAGACAACAAGCGGTGTTACCTGTTGGTCCATCAAGCTAAGAGACTGAATAGTCCTTGTGTCATGGTGGTGAATCACGACGCCTCCAGCATTCCCCGACTCTTGGTGGAAAACGATGGCGTGCAAGAAGTCTTGTTCTATGACCGAATATTGTGTGACGTGCCATGCAG TGGCGATGGCACGATGAGGAAAAACATTGATGTGTGGAAAAAATGGACAACGCTGAACAGTTTGCAGCTGCATGG gtTACAGATTAGGATTGCTACCCGTGGTGTGGAACAGCTGGCGGAAGGGGGAAGGATGGTGTATTCAACGTGCTCGCtcaatcccattgaagatgaagcCGTCATAGCCTCCCTGCTGGAGAAGAGTGAAG GATCTCTTGAGCTTGTTGATGTATCATCAGAGCTTCCTGGCTTAAAGTGGATGCCTGGGATAATCCATTGGAAG GTAATGACAAAAGAAGGCCAGTGGTTTGACAAGTGGGAAGATGTGCCCACAAGTAGACATACTCAAATACGACCAACAATGTTTCCTCGAGATGAAGCGAAAATGAAGGAAATGAACCTGCAGCGCTG TTTAAGAATATTGCCCCATCATCAGAATACCGGTGGATTCTTTGTAGCCGTGTTTCTAAAGAAGGCTCCGATGCCGTGGAACAGAAGACAACCCAAG GCGCTGCGGAGAGCTCCTGCCATTGTGCCAGCCGTACCGGTAGTTGCGGCAGATGTCACCGACGCCTCCGAGGAGCCGGCAGTGGTTACACACGGTGGCGAGAATGATTCTACTAAAAAGGACAGCGTGTGCGG GCCCCCACCGTCTAAGAAAATGAAGTTATTTGGATTTAAGGAAGatccttttgtttttctgtcgaAGGACGATCCGATATTCCCCATCATACA GAAATTTTATGCCCTAGATCCGTcttttccacagcaaaatctctTGACTCGTACCCAAGAAGGGAAGAAGAAGCAACTCTACATGGTCTCCAAGGAGCTGAGGAACGTGCTGCTTCACAACAGTGAGAAGATGAAG GTAATAAATACTGGTATAAAGGTGCTGTGTCGGAATAATGACGGGGAGCAGTACGGCTGCGCCTACCGCCTCGCGCAGGAG GGAATCTATACGATTTATCCTTTCATAAGGTCCAGAGTTGTGACCGTTTCTGTAGATGATATCAAGATTCTTCTCACTCAGGAAAATCCCTTCATGAGTAAATTCTGCAGCGAAACACAAAAGCAGACGAAGGATTTAG CTATGGGAAGTATAATCCTGAAATATGAACCAGATCCACA GAAACCTGAGACTCTTCAGTGCCCCATAGTTCTGTGCGGGTGGCGGGGTAAAACATCCATTCGTTCCTTTGTGCCAAAGAACGAGAGAGTGCATTACTTGAGTATGATTGGAGTCGACGTCTTCAAGAACAAGGAAGCTACCGATGATGCATCTCTGGATCCTGCAGCCTCACTAGACCAGCAGGACCCTGAGGATGTGGACCTTGGTTGTATGAAGGAAGAGCCGGATGAGGCAGGAGACGGGGATCTGGAACCTGAGAACATTGTCTGCAGTGATGGAAAGCGAGATGAAGACTCGGCTTGTGCGGCTGAATCTGCTGCCGATGTCACGAGTCGTGAGAGCCATTAA